The sequence ACGCGCTTCTTCAACGCGATGCCGAGCGAGCGCGATGTGCTGCGCGTCGAAGAACGTTCGCTCAACGCGCGCCTGGACGCCGACTGCGGCGGACGTTGAACGCGGCGCTGCGCTACGCTCGCCGCATGCCTCGATCCCTGCCTGCCTTCCTCGGGTTGCTCGCCCTGCTCGCCTGCGCCGGCGCGCACGCGACCACCATCTACCGCTGCACGGACGCCAAGGGCAGCGTGACGATGCAGAACGACACGCCCTGCCCGGCCGGGTCGAAGCAGGAAGTGCGCCACATCGGCGAACTGCCCACCGCGCCCCCGCCCGCCGAAAGGCCCGCGGCCGCGCCCGTGGCCAACGTCCCACCGCCGGGTTCGCATTTCGAACTCGTGCGCGGCCCGGCGACGGATCCGCTGCCCGAGGCCAAGGTCCCCGTCGAGGATCGCAAGCCGCCCCCGCCCCTGTTCGAATGCAAGACCTACGCGGAGGAGACCTACCTCAGCGACTCGGGTGAAGGCGAGTCGCGCTGCGTCCTGATGAACACGGTGGGCCTGAATGGCGATCCGAACCTGGGCGCCGGCGAGGCCTGCGAGGTGAAGCAGGACACCTGCACCCCGCTCGCCGATGCCGCACTGTGCAGTGCATGGCGCCGGCGCATCGACGAAGCGCAGTTCCGCATGACCTTCGCCAACGCATCGGACAAGGCCACGCGCAAGGCGGAGTACGAACGCCAGCTCGCCGCCTTCGTCGACAGCACGTGCCGTTGACGCGCGCCATGCGCGCCT comes from Lysobacter sp. KIS68-7 and encodes:
- a CDS encoding DUF4124 domain-containing protein, translating into MPRSLPAFLGLLALLACAGAHATTIYRCTDAKGSVTMQNDTPCPAGSKQEVRHIGELPTAPPPAERPAAAPVANVPPPGSHFELVRGPATDPLPEAKVPVEDRKPPPPLFECKTYAEETYLSDSGEGESRCVLMNTVGLNGDPNLGAGEACEVKQDTCTPLADAALCSAWRRRIDEAQFRMTFANASDKATRKAEYERQLAAFVDSTCR